A single Paenibacillus sp. FSL R5-0517 DNA region contains:
- a CDS encoding ABC transporter permease, translating to MVQTILSRLATSLLVIFGASVLVYCIMYLLPGDPVLLMLDPSSATPEMIENLRAQLGLDQPFYIQFANYFGDMLRGDFGKSMINSDPVLPKILEHFPATMALTALSSIIAITIGITLGVLSAIHRNGVIDFVARLVGLFGISMPTFWTGILLILLFSVQLGWFPAMGSDGFSSLVLPAATLGLVGAGFIVRMVRNSMLEVINEPFIVALRAKGLSERAIMYGHALRNALIPAVTVIGMLIGDLLAGTVVVETVFSRQGIGRIIADALMAKDLPVVQGVVFFTSIIYVVLNLLVDISYSYIDPRVRRAVRT from the coding sequence ATGGTTCAAACGATACTGTCGAGACTTGCAACATCGCTTCTGGTTATTTTCGGAGCTTCGGTGCTGGTATACTGCATCATGTATCTTCTGCCGGGTGATCCGGTTCTGCTCATGCTGGATCCATCCTCGGCTACGCCGGAGATGATCGAGAATCTGCGGGCGCAGCTTGGATTGGATCAGCCGTTTTACATTCAGTTTGCCAACTATTTCGGTGATATGCTGCGTGGGGATTTTGGCAAATCCATGATCAATTCTGATCCGGTCTTGCCGAAGATACTGGAACATTTTCCAGCTACAATGGCTTTGACTGCTCTCAGCTCAATCATTGCCATTACAATCGGAATTACACTCGGTGTATTGTCTGCCATTCATCGCAATGGCGTAATTGATTTTGTCGCCCGGCTCGTTGGGTTGTTCGGCATCTCCATGCCAACCTTCTGGACGGGGATATTGCTCATCCTGTTATTCTCGGTACAGCTTGGCTGGTTCCCGGCCATGGGTTCCGACGGTTTCAGTTCACTGGTTCTTCCCGCGGCTACACTGGGTCTCGTGGGTGCAGGATTTATTGTACGGATGGTACGGAACAGTATGCTGGAAGTCATCAACGAACCGTTTATCGTGGCTTTACGGGCCAAAGGCCTTTCGGAACGTGCCATCATGTATGGTCATGCACTTCGTAATGCACTGATCCCTGCTGTAACAGTAATCGGCATGCTGATCGGTGATCTACTTGCTGGAACCGTTGTGGTGGAGACCGTCTTCTCCAGACAAGGAATCGGCCGGATCATTGCGGATGCGCTAATGGCCAAGGATCTGCCCGTGGTACAAGGCGTTGTTTTCTTTACATCCATTATCTATGTGGTCCTGAACCTGCTGGTGGATATTTCGTATTCGTACATTGATCCCCGGGTTCGGCGTGCAGTCCGAACATGA
- a CDS encoding glutaredoxin family protein, with protein sequence MSSSTKKVVLWSKTGCHFCGEVKAFLTERNQPFENIEVQGNDVLRDVLEAKYGIRHVPVIEVGGDGKFEALLEPDLEKLAELLAQPDEAAAV encoded by the coding sequence ATGTCATCATCAACCAAAAAAGTCGTGCTGTGGAGCAAAACAGGCTGTCATTTCTGCGGGGAAGTGAAAGCATTTCTGACAGAGCGAAACCAGCCTTTCGAGAACATTGAAGTACAGGGTAATGACGTACTGCGTGATGTGCTTGAAGCTAAATATGGCATTCGGCATGTACCCGTTATTGAAGTGGGAGGGGACGGCAAGTTCGAAGCCTTGCTGGAACCTGATCTGGAAAAGCTGGCCGAACTTCTGGCACAACCGGACGAAGCAGCAGCAGTCTGA
- a CDS encoding LLM class flavin-dependent oxidoreductase, with translation MTAKRSLKFGAIVHGVGGSNTTWRHPEVQADASVNFEFYKRQTLKAEEGKFDLVFIADGLYITEKSIPHFLNRFEPISILSALAAVTSRIGLVGTLSTSYSDPFTVARQFGSLDQISDGRAGWNVVTSPLEGTAKNYSKSNHPTHPERYRIATEYLQVTKGLWDSWEDDAFVRDKESGVFFDPSKLHTLNHEGEFFSVQGPLNIARSRQGQPVIFQAGSSEDGKNLAAQEADAVFTGHDTIEDAQAFYKDVKTRAASYGRSSQDIVILPGINPIVGRTEEEAEQKYQEIASLVTIDKALDYLGRFFEHHDFSQYPLDEPFPELNGIGSNSFRSGTDKIKKDAKEQGLTLREVALRAATPRSKFLGTPEQVADKIQEWFETEAADGFIIASELPSGLSDFVKLVVPILQERGLYRTDYEHDTLRGNLGVKIPVNRYTAAREQVVSDLA, from the coding sequence ATGACAGCGAAACGCAGTTTGAAATTCGGAGCAATTGTACACGGCGTCGGAGGCAGCAATACGACATGGAGACACCCGGAAGTTCAGGCAGATGCCAGCGTTAACTTTGAGTTCTACAAACGTCAGACGCTGAAAGCGGAAGAAGGCAAGTTCGATCTTGTATTTATCGCAGACGGTCTGTATATTACCGAGAAATCCATTCCCCATTTCCTGAATCGTTTCGAACCAATCAGTATCCTGTCCGCTTTGGCTGCCGTTACTTCACGGATTGGACTGGTGGGTACCCTATCGACATCCTATAGTGATCCCTTCACCGTAGCCAGACAGTTCGGTTCTCTTGATCAGATCAGTGATGGCCGTGCAGGCTGGAACGTTGTGACCTCCCCGCTGGAAGGTACAGCGAAGAACTATAGCAAGAGTAATCATCCAACGCATCCGGAACGGTACCGCATCGCTACGGAATATCTGCAGGTAACCAAAGGATTGTGGGACTCGTGGGAAGATGATGCCTTTGTAAGAGACAAAGAGAGCGGTGTATTCTTCGATCCATCCAAGCTGCACACCCTTAATCATGAAGGAGAATTCTTCTCCGTACAGGGTCCGCTCAACATTGCCCGTTCACGGCAAGGGCAGCCGGTAATTTTCCAGGCAGGTTCTTCAGAAGATGGCAAAAACCTGGCTGCGCAAGAAGCGGATGCTGTCTTTACCGGACACGATACGATTGAAGATGCTCAGGCATTCTATAAGGATGTCAAAACACGGGCCGCTTCCTATGGACGTTCTTCACAGGATATTGTCATTCTGCCAGGTATCAATCCTATTGTTGGACGGACGGAAGAGGAAGCTGAACAGAAATATCAGGAAATCGCAAGCTTGGTCACGATAGACAAAGCATTGGATTACCTGGGACGATTCTTCGAACATCATGATTTCTCCCAATATCCATTGGATGAACCTTTCCCGGAGTTGAACGGAATTGGAAGCAACAGTTTCCGCAGTGGCACGGACAAGATTAAGAAGGATGCCAAGGAGCAAGGGTTGACCTTGCGTGAAGTGGCACTGCGGGCAGCAACACCACGCAGCAAATTCCTCGGCACACCGGAGCAGGTTGCTGACAAAATTCAGGAATGGTTTGAGACGGAAGCGGCTGACGGTTTCATTATTGCTTCCGAATTGCCAAGTGGATTGTCTGATTTCGTAAAACTGGTTGTTCCAATTCTGCAAGAGCGCGGCCTCTATCGTACGGACTATGAACACGATACATTGCGAGGTAATCTTGGGGTGAAAATTCCGGTTAACCGTTATACGGCTGCCAGGGAGCAAGTGGTATCTGATCTGGCATAA
- a CDS encoding aminoglycoside phosphotransferase family protein: MKNSVVRQAEQIASDFLLEKVKCSHHILGKGFVNQVCLVETASRKVVVRMNDPDTYSTFVKEKWCIERAASAGIPVPKTLSVGVNAEHAYMIQTVVEGDNGLDTTVSPTVIWRKLGEYTKQFQSISVNGFGREMHDEVQNQFYSPPHPGSDGSWQGYVQYNINSLTEQDPLIELGVITMKESQVVRQWFEQLKMQKFRFGLCHGDLSLKNTIVSSTGEITLLDWGNAEVTVVPYGDIIQLMQCQLQGNGPDNEQLRAFLEGYGTSIQEQEHELNQARHVLLLKAFDTLRWAIDRSPDQIKFYTVLAKQAFEQVCRNNRQSFL, from the coding sequence GAATTCTGTAGTCAGACAAGCTGAACAGATTGCCAGTGATTTTCTGCTTGAAAAAGTAAAATGCTCTCATCATATCCTCGGCAAAGGTTTTGTCAATCAAGTCTGCCTGGTGGAGACGGCAAGTCGTAAAGTGGTTGTACGCATGAACGATCCAGATACATATTCCACCTTTGTGAAAGAAAAATGGTGTATCGAACGGGCAGCAAGTGCCGGTATCCCTGTGCCAAAGACATTATCCGTTGGAGTCAACGCCGAACATGCCTATATGATTCAAACGGTTGTGGAAGGGGATAACGGTTTGGACACGACAGTGTCTCCAACCGTGATTTGGAGAAAACTCGGAGAGTACACAAAACAGTTTCAATCCATCTCAGTGAATGGCTTTGGAAGGGAAATGCACGATGAGGTACAAAATCAATTTTATTCTCCCCCGCATCCAGGATCAGATGGCAGTTGGCAAGGTTATGTTCAGTACAATATCAATAGTCTGACGGAGCAGGACCCGCTGATCGAGCTTGGTGTCATTACGATGAAGGAATCACAGGTCGTAAGGCAATGGTTTGAACAATTAAAAATGCAAAAGTTCCGCTTTGGTTTGTGCCATGGCGACCTCTCCTTGAAGAATACAATTGTGAGTTCTACGGGTGAGATAACCCTTTTGGATTGGGGAAATGCAGAGGTTACTGTCGTGCCGTATGGGGATATCATTCAACTCATGCAATGCCAGCTACAAGGGAATGGGCCTGATAACGAACAATTGAGAGCGTTTTTAGAAGGCTATGGGACAAGTATACAAGAGCAGGAACATGAACTGAATCAAGCGAGACATGTGTTGCTGTTGAAAGCTTTCGATACATTAAGGTGGGCTATAGATCGAAGTCCGGATCAGATCAAGTTTTACACTGTATTAGCGAAACAAGCTTTTGAACAGGTTTGTCGAAATAATAGGCAATCTTTCCTGTAA
- the ssuE gene encoding NADPH-dependent FMN reductase, translating to MPHVVIIAGSPSKRSRLTGLTDYSSQKLTEAGITVEVIHVADLPAEDLVQARFGSSFIRDALAVVEAADAVIVATPVYKASYSGVLKLFLDLIPQEGLRGKLTLPLVIGGSIAHLLAIDYALKPVLAALGGRHILGGVYAVDQGIERLNDGQFVLSADITTRLDRSLDELRLTLEKDGITIS from the coding sequence ATGCCACATGTCGTCATTATTGCCGGATCACCTTCCAAACGTTCGCGTTTGACAGGTCTGACGGATTACAGCAGCCAAAAATTAACGGAGGCAGGCATCACCGTTGAAGTCATTCATGTTGCGGATCTACCCGCTGAGGATCTGGTGCAAGCCCGGTTCGGCAGCTCATTCATTCGGGATGCACTGGCTGTCGTTGAAGCCGCGGATGCAGTCATTGTAGCTACGCCGGTATACAAGGCATCGTACTCGGGAGTGCTCAAGCTGTTCCTGGATCTGATTCCGCAAGAAGGTCTACGGGGCAAGTTGACACTTCCACTCGTTATCGGTGGCTCTATTGCTCATCTGCTCGCCATTGATTATGCATTGAAGCCTGTACTGGCGGCCCTTGGTGGAAGACATATCCTGGGTGGTGTGTATGCTGTGGATCAGGGAATTGAACGACTGAATGATGGACAATTCGTACTCTCGGCAGATATTACTACACGTCTGGATCGCTCGCTGGATGAATTGAGATTGACACTGGAAAAGGATGGGATTACGATATCATAA
- a CDS encoding ABC transporter substrate-binding protein gives MNRSISWMKYMALAAVLVMVLSGCGAAAGGSANGAAQASGGEQGEQAEGGNLTFALATSPDTLDPHRSGLAVTVRAIRTIYDNLVVQLPDGSIKPWLATEWSVSEDGKSYTFKLREGVKFHDGTPFNAEAVKYNLDRVIDPATKAANSLALIRPYSSSEVIDEYTIKVNLDSPSQAFLGNLSQALLGIVSPTAAQKYGDQLGKNPVGTGPYTFVKWDENADIVVAKNKDYNWGPETVENKAAPHVDTITFKIVPEEATRIGSVQSGQVLAAETVPPQNIAALKNDPNQQLLQANTVGLPYTLFFNLRKAPWDDVKVRQAVQSAVDVESIVKTLYLGNYERAWSALSPGILGYDASLEGSINPDINKANQLLDEQGWVKGADGIRAKDGQKLTLRYVDGSPNREKRNDIAAIIQQQLKQVGIAVEVEITKDVATVIYQNWDYDLYGNSQVNSDPNALYAFYHTSAEGQRPTLSGLSDPKIDELLEQGAVESDADKRVEIYNQIQQYLIEQAVILPIYVFPYTVAASKKVEGIKFDSLGYPLFNDVRIQP, from the coding sequence ATGAACAGGTCTATCTCATGGATGAAATATATGGCATTGGCAGCAGTATTGGTGATGGTATTATCCGGTTGCGGAGCAGCGGCGGGGGGCAGTGCGAACGGTGCTGCTCAGGCTTCGGGCGGAGAACAGGGCGAGCAAGCCGAAGGAGGCAACCTGACTTTTGCACTCGCGACTTCACCGGATACGTTGGACCCTCATCGCAGTGGGCTTGCCGTAACGGTACGCGCCATCCGGACGATCTACGACAATCTGGTTGTGCAGCTGCCTGATGGCTCCATCAAACCTTGGCTTGCCACAGAATGGAGCGTATCCGAGGACGGCAAGAGTTATACGTTCAAGCTGCGTGAAGGCGTGAAGTTCCATGATGGTACGCCGTTTAATGCGGAAGCCGTGAAATACAATCTGGACCGAGTGATTGATCCGGCCACCAAAGCTGCCAATTCTCTAGCCCTGATTAGACCCTATAGCTCCTCCGAGGTCATTGATGAATATACCATCAAGGTAAATCTGGATTCACCATCGCAGGCTTTTCTCGGCAATCTGAGTCAGGCACTTCTGGGGATCGTATCCCCTACAGCTGCCCAAAAATATGGCGACCAGTTAGGTAAAAATCCGGTGGGCACAGGTCCGTATACCTTTGTGAAATGGGATGAAAATGCGGATATCGTCGTTGCCAAAAACAAGGATTATAATTGGGGACCTGAGACGGTTGAAAATAAAGCCGCACCTCATGTGGATACGATCACATTCAAGATCGTACCGGAAGAAGCGACACGCATTGGAAGTGTTCAGAGTGGTCAGGTACTCGCTGCCGAGACCGTTCCGCCGCAAAATATCGCTGCATTAAAGAACGATCCGAACCAACAATTGTTGCAGGCTAATACAGTTGGATTGCCGTACACACTCTTTTTCAATCTGCGCAAAGCGCCTTGGGATGATGTGAAAGTAAGACAGGCGGTACAATCTGCCGTAGATGTGGAATCGATTGTCAAAACATTGTATCTCGGCAACTACGAACGAGCGTGGTCTGCACTGTCTCCTGGAATTCTGGGTTATGATGCATCGCTGGAAGGAAGCATTAACCCTGACATCAACAAAGCCAATCAGCTGCTCGATGAACAAGGCTGGGTGAAAGGTGCAGACGGTATTCGTGCCAAAGACGGCCAGAAGCTGACCCTGCGTTATGTCGATGGTTCACCCAATCGGGAGAAACGCAATGACATTGCTGCGATTATCCAGCAACAGCTGAAACAGGTAGGCATCGCCGTTGAAGTGGAGATTACGAAAGACGTAGCAACGGTCATCTATCAGAACTGGGATTATGATCTCTATGGCAATAGCCAGGTCAATTCTGATCCAAATGCCTTGTACGCCTTCTATCATACGAGTGCAGAGGGGCAGCGTCCGACCTTATCCGGTTTGTCTGATCCAAAGATCGATGAACTGCTGGAGCAGGGGGCCGTTGAGAGTGACGCGGATAAACGTGTCGAGATCTACAATCAGATTCAACAATATCTGATTGAGCAAGCGGTGATTCTGCCGATCTATGTATTCCCGTATACCGTTGCAGCATCCAAAAAGGTGGAAGGTATCAAGTTTGATTCCCTGGGTTATCCCCTCTTCAATGATGTTCGTATTCAGCCCTAG
- a CDS encoding ABC transporter permease, protein MSMKPLVSDKKAWAGGAGRIRLWNRRPWRYRVSFAVSRLFFYAALLVVVFTVACAIVPGWIAPYDPTQMMTDAILQAPSAAHLFGTDYFGRDIFSVVVHGSRDSLLIGFASVLVGGIVGSALGIISGYAGGIVDTITMRAVDILMAVPGVLLALSVAAALGPGLMNIALAVAVSSIPGYARVMRGQVISVKGLPFITATRSLGGSNTRIFWKHVLPHSLSPLLVMATLGVGTSILTGSGLSFLGLGVLKEIPDWGALLSQGRGYLTVAWWICTFPGLAITLFVLAVNLIGDDIRDRLDPKVKGAA, encoded by the coding sequence ATGAGCATGAAACCTTTGGTTAGTGACAAAAAAGCATGGGCAGGCGGTGCAGGACGTATCCGTCTATGGAATCGCCGCCCTTGGCGTTATCGCGTCTCATTCGCGGTATCCCGATTATTCTTTTATGCAGCATTGCTGGTGGTGGTCTTTACCGTAGCATGTGCGATTGTGCCGGGATGGATTGCGCCCTATGATCCAACGCAGATGATGACGGATGCCATTCTGCAGGCTCCCTCCGCTGCACACCTGTTCGGGACGGACTATTTTGGCAGGGATATCTTCAGTGTGGTTGTACATGGGAGCAGAGATTCATTGCTCATTGGATTCGCTTCGGTACTTGTAGGCGGTATTGTCGGTAGTGCGCTTGGTATTATCTCCGGTTATGCCGGAGGCATTGTCGACACGATTACCATGCGAGCTGTTGATATTCTGATGGCTGTACCCGGCGTGCTCCTGGCATTGTCTGTTGCCGCTGCTCTCGGGCCAGGACTGATGAACATTGCACTGGCTGTTGCTGTTTCCTCCATTCCGGGGTACGCACGGGTCATGCGTGGGCAAGTCATATCGGTCAAAGGTCTGCCTTTCATTACAGCGACACGTTCACTGGGTGGTTCCAATACACGTATTTTCTGGAAACATGTACTGCCACATTCATTGTCACCGTTGCTGGTCATGGCTACGTTGGGCGTAGGGACATCGATCTTAACGGGTTCAGGACTGAGTTTTCTTGGGCTTGGGGTGTTGAAAGAAATTCCGGATTGGGGTGCATTGCTCTCCCAAGGTAGAGGGTATCTAACGGTTGCCTGGTGGATCTGTACGTTCCCGGGGCTTGCGATCACGTTGTTTGTACTGGCGGTTAATCTGATTGGAGACGATATTCGCGATCGGTTGGACCCCAAAGTAAAAGGAGCGGCCTGA